The Fibrobacter sp. DNA window GACTCCTGCCAAAACTCCGGATTCCGGAGCTGAATATGTCCCCAGAGAATCATTACCGTCGATTTTCTTGAGAAGACTGTCTGCAAATTCCTTTGCCGCAGCTTTCTTATAATTGTTCGTAAGGGTTTCTACGATGTTCTCCCGCACATCTTCCAGTGGAAGTGTACCCTTCTTCAGCCTTCTTTTAACTGAGAAAAGATAGATGGCATCGTTGTTCTCAAGTCTCTCAGATATGGCACCACGCTCAGGTCCGAAAGTGAACTGGCCGACTCCGGAAACAAATCCGATTCCGGGAATTGGATCGCCTTTTTTGAAAAAACCTGTGGAATCTAGTATCAGATCACCTCTCGCCTTCACTGCCTCCACAAAACCCTTCTCCACCATATCAATCCTCAGACTGTCAGCCTGCTCTGCAAGAAGATCCAGGGTTTCCATCGTAGGAACAATTTTCCTCAGAATATGACGAGCCTTGACCTGTAATTCTCCATCCTTTTTCTCTCTGGCCTCAACAAGTATCAGATGATACCCGAACTGTGTCTTGACCGGCCCTGCTATCGTACCAACATCGGCCGAGAAGGCAACAGAATCAAACTCTGGTACCATCGTACCTTTCCTGAACCAGCCCAGATCTCCTCCATTTGTGACACTTCCCGGATCATCCGATTCCACTCTTGCCTCTTCTGCGAAAGACTCGGCAAGTGGCTGCCCGGAGGACATAATCTTGTCTTTAAGATCGGTCAATTCCTGCTCATAAAATCTATAGTCATTTTCAGTGGCTTTTTTCTCAAATTTGACATAATAAAGATCAGCCTGCTCTTTAGTGACAAAACTGTCCTTGTGAGCCTCATAGTACTTTCTCACCATGACATCGTTAATTGACGAGGAGTCAACCTTGAAAGCGTTGCTGTTCACTTTCAGATATTCATATTTGATTTTCTGATGGTCCTGAAGGTACTGATATTCGACTTCAGCCTTACTGGGGATTACACCCGCATTCATTATGTTCTCTAATTTCTGCGCAGGTACTACCACCTGTTCGGCATAAGATTCTATCTCTCTAAGCCAGGGATAATAGTCGTAGTTTTCAGGGCTGTTAAGGAACTGAACATATTTACTGGTATCAAATACCCCGTCAGTCTGAAAAGCGGAAACTGTGTCGATTCCCGGCAGCGGATTTTTCTTCAGGTAATCAAAAACCTCATCCGCAGATGCACCGAGTTTCATTCTGGAGATGACCTCCTGTGTGAGTATGCGATTAACCTCTCTCTCCCAGATCTGACCCGGAATCATCCTGTACTGAAAAGGAGAAACTTCTCTTCCACCCTCCTGAAGCCTCTGACGCTCGATGTTGACCTGATGATCGAAATAGGTAAGCGGAACCTCCCTGCCGTTTATCTTGCCGGCAGCCGTCATAGTGGATTTTCTTCCGGAGAGATTCATCCCCCAGTCCAGAAAAATTGTTCCACCAACGAAAGCGATCAGAATAATCATCATTATTGTGGGAGCCATCTCCCGCATCTTGTGTATCATACATTCTCCTGTTGAAAATGCTTACCGTAAAATTTAACAGCGGGTGTCAGACCGGGCTTCACTGAAGAGAAACAAGGAAGCAGAAAAGCTGCTCTTTTTTCAGAACAGCCTCACAGTATATCACCCAGAAATTTCTACTTTTTTACCTCTGCCTGCTTTATTGCCTTAGGATTGAGCAATTTACTGTAAGTGTTTGTATCAACCAGTATATTTATTGCCGCCTTCATCTGCTCATCCTCAGTAAGTTTCGATCGATAATATATTTCATGGTCCTGGCCGAATTCCCGCACAAGCAGAGCCTCACGAAGATATCTCTTTATCTCCGACTCGTTTTCCGAGAGTGACCTCTTGCTTTCAACCGTGAGAATCGAATCCAGCTTTGATGATATCTTTTTCAGTTCCTCGAGTTCCGACTGAGACCAATTGGGCTTCTCAGGGTAGATAGAGATACTCTTACCGGTAGAATCTGTGGTATCCTTCAATCCAGTACCCAGCTTGAATTCCTCATAACGGAGCTGAGAAAGACTCTGGTAGTTAAACTTTACAGAATCGAGGTAATTATAGAAATCCTTCATGATTTCATCTGTGATCTGAAAGTTTCCATCGATTTTGATCTTTTTCTTCTTCAAACGAGGGTACTCCAGATTCGCGAACTGGAAGAATGCATCCTTGCCAAACAATGACCTTACCGGAAAGCTGGGAATCCTCTGCTCAACAACAGAATCAGGAATCACACCTCCGCTTCCATAAACGATTCTGCCGTTTTTAGTCTTGTACTGCGTAGTATCGATCTTGGTATCCTTTGCCTTGGATTCCTCTTCAGTTTCGCTCTTTTCCAGTTCTTCCTCTTCGCTGGAAATATCAGACCCGCTGCCTCCTCTTATGGCATTTTCCGGCCGGTTGATACATCGTCCTGACGGTGTATAGTAAAAAGCAGTAGTAAGCTTCAGGTGATGAGTTTTATCTAGAGGAAGAATGCTCTGAACAGATCCCTTGCCGAAAGTAGTGTCACCTAAAACTATTCCTCTGTCCCAGTCCTGAATCGCCCCTGCGACAATCTCGGAGGCGCTGGCACTGGCATAGTCTACCAGCACTGCCAGAGGAAGATTTTCCGGCAAAACAGGCTGACTGGCTGAGTAAAACTCTTTATTCTGCCCCCGTATTCTTCCCCGGGTAGATACCACAAGAGCCTTTCTGGGAAGAAATTTCTCTGCCACCTCTATCGCCTGAGGAAGAAGTCCGCCGGGATTGTGGCGCAGATCAAATACCAGTCCCTTGATATTCTTCTTCAAAAGTTCTTTGACCGCTCTCTCTACCTCTGCCCCTGCTTCCTGGGAGAAAGTCTGCAGATGAACATACCCGATATCATTGCTGAGAACCCCGTAGTAAGGAACAGACTTGATCGTTATTATCTCCCGGGCGATCGTGTAATCGATATCCTTCGGTTCACCTTTGCGGCGTATAGTGATAGAAACTTTTGTATTGGGCTCTCCGCGCAGCTTCTTTACGGCATTGTCAATGGTTATTCCCGCAGTGGGTTTCCCGTCGATCTTTATGATCTGGTCACCCGACTGAATTCCGGCTCTCGATGCAGGTGTACCAGCTATCGGAGTCATCACTGTAAGCACCTTGTCCCGGATAGAGATCTGAATCCCCAACCCTCCAAACTTACCCTCAGTATGAATCTTCAGCTCCTCATACTGCTTGGCCTCGAAATAACTTGTGTGGGGATCGAGTATCTGAAGCATCCCACGGATAGCATTGTCAATAAGGTCCTTAGAGGGCATCTCCTCAACATAATTCTGATGTATTTTTGTGGCGACATTATCCAGACGGATTATATCTGAATAGAAACTGTCCCCGTCTGCCCTGGTAGCATCCACCACCAGCCCGGCTACAACTACTATCATGATTACAATACCGGTAAACGGCGCTCTGCCAATCAGGGTTTTTCTGGGATGTTCCTGCTTTTCCATTATGTCTCCTGAATCTACATGTTCATAAAAAAATAATCCGGATTCTGCCCGTCTGTAGTTTTTACAGGAAAATAAAACCGGACCAGCTTCCTTGATTTCAGGTTAGAGTGCAATTTCTAAAAATACATCAGGAAGCAATAACAATTCCTGTTTTTTAAAATCATTTTGAATGATTTAACCAAGAAGTTTCGCAATCTCTTCCCACACCTGATCCGATATCCGGGAAACCTCCTGACATCCATCGATCAACACACAATTCCCGGACTGTTTCTCAGCCATAAAAAGGTACCCTTTACGGATCTTTTCGTAAAATTCCGGCCCGTTCTGCTCCAGACGATCTTTTTTCTTTTTCATCTGATCCATCCGCTGACCCGAGATCTCCACCGGAACATCAAAAATAAAGGTACGATCCGGTATCAGCCCGTCTGTGGCAAAACTGTTTAACTGCTGCAGAAACGAAAGAGAAAGCCCTCTGCCAAACCCCTGGTATGCAAATGTAGCCTCCTGAAACCGATCACAAAGCACAATCATACCCTTCTGGAGGGCTGGGATAATCTTCTCCCTTACATGTTGCGCCCTGGCAGCAAGATATAGAAAGAGTTCGCACTCGTTTACCATTTCTGAATTTTCCGGAGAGATAAGTATCTCCCTTATTTTCTCCGCTACAGGGGTACCACCGGGTTCTCTTGTAGTCAACACCGGTACACCCTTTCTTTCAAGCCGTAAAGCGATCTCCTTTAACTGGGTACTCTTCCCGCACCCGTCAATCCCTTCGAAGGTGAAAAACAACCCTCTCATACTGCACCACAACATTTCTTGTACTTCTTGCCACTGCCGCAGGGACAAGGATCATTACGTCCGGCCTGCACCGCTGACCTGACCACAGTATGAGGTGATGAAACCCGGTTGGTAATAAGCTGCGGCTGAGCGGCACGGGATTCGGGACCTCTTGACTGAACACCAGCTGAGGAGTAGATGTCAAAATCGCTGTGCACTGTCCTGGAGTGATCTACATCCCGTGATGGTCCCTGCTGGACACCCTCCAGACGGAATATGTAATTTGAAACCTCTTTTGCGATGCTGTCACGAAGCTCCTCAAAAAGCTTTAAACCCTCCCGCTGATACTCGTAAAGAGGATTTTTCTGGCCGTAAGCCCTGTACTGCACACCACCCTTGAGATGATCCATCTCGTAGAGATGATCTTTCCAGAGATTGTCAATTACCATGAGAAAAACACCGCGTTCGAACTGACGCATTACTGCTGAACCGAACCTGCGCTCCTTCTCCTGGTATTTCTCCTTTACAAGCTTCCAGATATCATCAAAGAGGCTGTCCTGTGTCTTACTCCCGGCTTCCGCTTCAGCGATCCTGTATGTAATTCCGAAAGTAGTCTGAATTTCTGCGTAAAGTGACTGAAGATCCCAGTTCTCAGGAAACTTCCCCTCTCGGGTATGCCTCAGTACTATCCCCTCCAGACAGGCTGCGATCTGGTCAAGGATCTCCTCTCTCAGGTCTTCACCACGCAATATTCTCTGACGTAAACCATAGATCTCCATCCTCTGGAGATTCATCACATCATCGTACTCTTTAAGATGCTTTCTGATCTCGAAATTCCGCCCCTCGACTCTCTTCTGAGCATTTCCTATTGCGCGAGAAACCATCGAATGGGAGATCACCTCTCCCTCCTCGGCTCCCAGACGATCCATGATTGCAGCAATCCTCTCAGAGCCGAAAATTCTCATCAGATCGTCATCGAGAGAGAGGAAAAACTTTGTAGATCCCGGATCTCCCTGGCGGCCGGAACGTCCTCTTAACTGATTGTCTATACGGCGGCTCTCATGACGCTCTGTTCCGATTATGTGAAGTCCACCGAGGCTGACTACTTTTTCATGCTCCTCTTTTGTCTTTTCATACAGTTTGGCGTACTTTTTACGTTTCTCCTCAAGAGTCAGTTCATCAGGTTCAATCCCCTCTTTGAGAAGTTCATGGTTTGACAAGATCTCGAAATTACCACCCAGAACAATGTCTGTACCACGTCCCGCCATATTTGTGGCAATAGTGACTGCGCCAAGCCTTCCTGCCTGAGCCACTATAGCGGCTTCCTTGGCGTGATGCTTGGCATTCAAGACCTCATGCTCCACTCCCGCACGCTGCAGAAGCTTGCTTAAAAGCTCTGATTTCTCAATCGATGTGGTGCCGACCAGAACAGGCCTTCCAAGCTCACTCATCTCCTTAATCTCTTTGACAACCGCATTGTACTTTTCTCTTTGTGTTTTGTATATTTCGTCATTGTAATCGCGTCTGACCTGCGGACGGTTTGTGGGAATAGTCACTACATCGAGTTTGTAGATTTCATTGAACTCCCCGGCTTCTGTCACAGCAGTACCGGTCATTCCCGCAACTTTACTGTACATCTTGAAAAAATTCTGAAATGTAATAGTGGCCAGGGTCTGATTCTCACCAGCTACCTTCACTCCCTCTTTGGCCTCCAGGGCCTGATGCAGTCCTTCGCTGTAGCGCCGGCCATGAAGAATACGCCCGGTAAATTCATCCACTATCAGTATCTGGCCATCCTGCACCACATAATCGACATCACGCTCAAAAAGAGAATACGCTTTTAAAAGCTGACTTGTGCTGTGTATTCTCTCAGAACGTTCGGCGTACTGACGATGCGACTCTTCTTTCCTTGCCGCCTTTTCATCATCACTGAGTGATGGATCGTTGTCGATTTCCCCTACGGTCTCAGCCAGATCGGGAACTACAAAGAAATCAGTATTGCTTCCGCTTACAAGCGCACGTCCCTTTTCGGTAAGCTCTGCGCTGTGCCCCGATTCATCGATTGTGTAAAAAAGCTCCTCATCGATCTCGTGGAGTTTCCTTTCGCGCAGATAATCGGTTTCCACGGTTTTCATGTACTTTGCCACACCGGGTTCCTTAAGCATTCTGGCAAGCCGCTTGTTTTTAGGTGAGCCCCTCTTTACGATCAACATTTTAAAGCCGCACTCATACTCTTTGCCTTCCTGCTTTAAAAGCTCCTCTGCCTCACCGATAATTCTCTGGACTAACTGGGTCTGCGCATTGACCAGCTTTGCAACCCGCGGCTTCAGTTCATCGTATTCCTTGTTTGATCTTGTTACCTGTCCGGAAATAATCAGGGGGGTTCTCGCTTCGTCAACAAGAATATTGTCAACCTCGTCAATTATGGCAAAATTGAGCTCTCTCTGCACGCAATGCTCGGGAGAGGAAGCCATATTGTCGCGAAGGTAATCAAAGCCGTACTCATTGTTTGTTCCAAAAGTGATATCAGCCTCGTAAGCCTGCCGTCTCTCAGGGCTGTGAGGTTCTGTAATGTCCAGACAACCTACTGTCAATCCCAGAAATCTGAAAATCCTCCCCATCCACTCACTGTCACGTCTGGGAAGATAGTCGTTGACAGTTATAACATGGACACCCTTTCCCGACAGGGCGTTCAGATACGCAGCCATCGCTGCTACCTGGGTTTTTCCCTCCCCTGTTTTCATCTCCGCAATTTTTCCCTGGTGAAGCACGATGGCACCCATAACCTGTACATCGAAGTGGGCCATAAACGGGATCTCTTTTTTAAGCACCGGGTCCATTACCATCTTTCCCTCGCCAAGTACCCGGAATGTTGCCTCACGGAACACAGAGAACGCTTCAGGAAGGAGGTCATCGAGAGTCTCGCCCTGTCCCAGCCTCTGTCGGAATTCAGCTGTCTTTCCTTTCAATTGCTCATCGGAAAGAGAGCGCATTGCGTCACGGAAACTGTTTACCTGCATCAGAACAGGCAGGATTTTCTTTACATCCCTGTCCTGCTTCGAGCCGAAAATCACACCTAGTATATCAAGTAATGTCATGGCTTTTAATAAACCTTTTCTATTTGAAGATTTCTAAAACTAACCCTGTTTATAATCCCACGGTCAAAAAGACTACTGATCTCATTTTTCAATTCCGGTTCAAGAATCTCTCGCTTTATCAAACTCAACTCTTTATTACTCATTACCTTTTTAGTTATTACCCGGATTTCATTTCTTCTCAGTAAAATCTCCTTCCGCCTCGATTCATCATTGAAACAGACATCAAGGTCAAACCGTATCAGCAGATCTGATCTGTCACTTACTCTGCACTCAATCCCGGAAAGTGAAACAGGATCTGGAGAAGCATTTTTTGTTTCATAAGCCCCGGTTTTCTGTTTGATGATTTCAGATTCCGGATCCGAAAACTTTACTGAAATATCTTTGATGATACTATCAAGCGCCACAGAATTCTTTTCCCCGGTATTTACCACTGGATTTTCTCCTGTTTTGTTAACCGGAGTTGTTTTTCCACTGGTGTTGCTGGTTTGAAGCACGACTGGATTTTTCGTTTTCCCGTTTTCTGCCGAGGGTGTCCGGAGAAAGTCCTGATTGTTAATGAATAAAACTGTGATAAGGATCGCGGCAGGGATAGATGTAAAGATAAATACCCGCAACCGTTTTCCGCGAATTCCTCGAGAATGCTCCCATCCGCTTTGTGTCATCTCTCTCACACTTTTGCAGGTATATCCTCCACAATACGGCATGAGAGCGGCACACCACGCGAGAATTTGTCAACAAGATCCGCTATGTCCCTGGAAGTATCGCCGGAAAGGTTGTCAAACTTAACACCCAGCCGGAAACCGTCAGTTCTTT harbors:
- the secA gene encoding preprotein translocase subunit SecA — translated: MTLLDILGVIFGSKQDRDVKKILPVLMQVNSFRDAMRSLSDEQLKGKTAEFRQRLGQGETLDDLLPEAFSVFREATFRVLGEGKMVMDPVLKKEIPFMAHFDVQVMGAIVLHQGKIAEMKTGEGKTQVAAMAAYLNALSGKGVHVITVNDYLPRRDSEWMGRIFRFLGLTVGCLDITEPHSPERRQAYEADITFGTNNEYGFDYLRDNMASSPEHCVQRELNFAIIDEVDNILVDEARTPLIISGQVTRSNKEYDELKPRVAKLVNAQTQLVQRIIGEAEELLKQEGKEYECGFKMLIVKRGSPKNKRLARMLKEPGVAKYMKTVETDYLRERKLHEIDEELFYTIDESGHSAELTEKGRALVSGSNTDFFVVPDLAETVGEIDNDPSLSDDEKAARKEESHRQYAERSERIHSTSQLLKAYSLFERDVDYVVQDGQILIVDEFTGRILHGRRYSEGLHQALEAKEGVKVAGENQTLATITFQNFFKMYSKVAGMTGTAVTEAGEFNEIYKLDVVTIPTNRPQVRRDYNDEIYKTQREKYNAVVKEIKEMSELGRPVLVGTTSIEKSELLSKLLQRAGVEHEVLNAKHHAKEAAIVAQAGRLGAVTIATNMAGRGTDIVLGGNFEILSNHELLKEGIEPDELTLEEKRKKYAKLYEKTKEEHEKVVSLGGLHIIGTERHESRRIDNQLRGRSGRQGDPGSTKFFLSLDDDLMRIFGSERIAAIMDRLGAEEGEVISHSMVSRAIGNAQKRVEGRNFEIRKHLKEYDDVMNLQRMEIYGLRQRILRGEDLREEILDQIAACLEGIVLRHTREGKFPENWDLQSLYAEIQTTFGITYRIAEAEAGSKTQDSLFDDIWKLVKEKYQEKERRFGSAVMRQFERGVFLMVIDNLWKDHLYEMDHLKGGVQYRAYGQKNPLYEYQREGLKLFEELRDSIAKEVSNYIFRLEGVQQGPSRDVDHSRTVHSDFDIYSSAGVQSRGPESRAAQPQLITNRVSSPHTVVRSAVQAGRNDPCPCGSGKKYKKCCGAV
- a CDS encoding dTMP kinase, translated to MRGLFFTFEGIDGCGKSTQLKEIALRLERKGVPVLTTREPGGTPVAEKIREILISPENSEMVNECELFLYLAARAQHVREKIIPALQKGMIVLCDRFQEATFAYQGFGRGLSLSFLQQLNSFATDGLIPDRTFIFDVPVEISGQRMDQMKKKKDRLEQNGPEFYEKIRKGYLFMAEKQSGNCVLIDGCQEVSRISDQVWEEIAKLLG
- a CDS encoding PDZ domain-containing protein, which produces MEKQEHPRKTLIGRAPFTGIVIMIVVVAGLVVDATRADGDSFYSDIIRLDNVATKIHQNYVEEMPSKDLIDNAIRGMLQILDPHTSYFEAKQYEELKIHTEGKFGGLGIQISIRDKVLTVMTPIAGTPASRAGIQSGDQIIKIDGKPTAGITIDNAVKKLRGEPNTKVSITIRRKGEPKDIDYTIAREIITIKSVPYYGVLSNDIGYVHLQTFSQEAGAEVERAVKELLKKNIKGLVFDLRHNPGGLLPQAIEVAEKFLPRKALVVSTRGRIRGQNKEFYSASQPVLPENLPLAVLVDYASASASEIVAGAIQDWDRGIVLGDTTFGKGSVQSILPLDKTHHLKLTTAFYYTPSGRCINRPENAIRGGSGSDISSEEEELEKSETEEESKAKDTKIDTTQYKTKNGRIVYGSGGVIPDSVVEQRIPSFPVRSLFGKDAFFQFANLEYPRLKKKKIKIDGNFQITDEIMKDFYNYLDSVKFNYQSLSQLRYEEFKLGTGLKDTTDSTGKSISIYPEKPNWSQSELEELKKISSKLDSILTVESKRSLSENESEIKRYLREALLVREFGQDHEIYYRSKLTEDEQMKAAINILVDTNTYSKLLNPKAIKQAEVKK